Part of the Halopseudomonas maritima genome, CTGTTCTTTACCCGTTTGCAGGTCCAGCATATCGGGCTGACCATTGCGGTGGTGTTTTTCACCTCGCTGGTGTTCTCGCTGGGCGGCTTCATCAATGCGGTGTTTGCTCGCACCTTTGATGATATTTCCATTGTGCCAACCTTTGTGCTGACGCCGCTGACCTACCTTGGCGGGGTGTTCTACTCGATCAGTCTGCTGCCGCCGTTCTGGCAAGCGGTGTCGCAGGTCAACCCGATTCTGCACATGGTCAATGCCTTCCGTTACGGCATTTTGGGGGTATCGGATATTCCGATTGCGACCGCGCTGATCATCATGTCGGTATTTACGCTGATTCTTTACAGCTTGAGCTACTGGTTGCTGGTCAGGGGCACCGGTCTGCGACAATAATGGCGCCGGGCCGCCACTCGGCGG contains:
- a CDS encoding ABC transporter permease; translation: MQYWQQSWVAFSTIVTKEIRRFTRIWPQTLLPPAITMALYFVIFGNLIGSRIGEMGGFRYIDYIVPGLIMMSVITNSYSNVVSSFFSTKFQRSIEELMVAPVSPHVVLLGYTFGGVARGLMVGFIVTLTSLFFTRLQVQHIGLTIAVVFFTSLVFSLGGFINAVFARTFDDISIVPTFVLTPLTYLGGVFYSISLLPPFWQAVSQVNPILHMVNAFRYGILGVSDIPIATALIIMSVFTLILYSLSYWLLVRGTGLRQ